In Methylobacterium sp. WL1, the sequence GCCGGCTCGGCGCGATCGCCGACCGGCTGTCGGTGATCGCGCATGTCCGGGTGATGCGGATCCACACCCGCGTGCCGGTTGTGAAACCCGACCTCGTCGGCGACGATCTGGTGCGGTCGCTCAAGCGGTTCGGGCGCGCGGTGTTCGTGGCGCTCCACGCCAACCACCCGCGCGAGTTCACCCCGGCGGCTCAAGAAGCCTGCGCCCGGCTGGTCGATGCCGGGATCCCGATGGTCAGCCAGTCGGTGCTGCTGCGCGGGGTCAACGACGATCCCGCCACCCTGGAGGCGCTGATGCGGACCTTCGTGGAGAACCGGATCAAGCCCTACTACCTGCATCACGGCGACCTGGCTCCGGGCACCGGCCACCTGCGCACCAGCCTCGACGCGGGACAGGCGCTGATGCGCGCCCTGCGCGGCCGCCTCTCGGGTCTGGCCCAGCCGACCTACGTGCTCGACATTCCCGGCGGCCACGGCAAGGTGCCGGTCGGCCCCGGGTACCTGCGCGAGGCAGGCGACGGGACGCGGGTCACCGATCCGAACGGGTGCGAGCACGCCTACCCGCCGAAAGTCTGAGGGAGGTCTTGGTGACGATGCGCAAGCTCTGGGGGCGGCTCACCTCGGTGAACGTGCAGAAGGTCGTTTGGGGACTCGACGAGGCCGGACTCGCCTATGAGCGGATCGATGCCGGCGGTGCGCATGGCATCGTCGCCGATCGCGCCTACCGCGGCAAGAACCCGAACGGGCTCGTTCCGACCCTCGAGGAGGATGGGTTCGTTCTCTGGGAGTCGAACGCCATCCTGCGCTACGTGGCCTCGACCGCTCCGACCCTGGCGCTGCCGGCCGATCCGCGGACCCGCGCCCATGTCGATCAATGGCTGGACTGGCAGGCCACCACCTTCACGCCCGCGATGCGCGACGCGTTCTGGCAGCTCTACCGCTCGCAGAATCCCGACCGGACGGTGGTCGCCGCCTCGATGACGCGGACGGAGGCGCTGGCGGCCATGCTGGACGCGCATCTGACGGACCGAGATTACATGGTGGGCGACGGCTTCGGCATCGCCGACATCGCGCTCGGCTGCGCCGCTCATCGCTGGCTGAACCTGCCGGCCGAGCGCATCGAACGCCCGGCCCTGCGCCGCTGGTACGAACGGCTCGCCGGCAGGCCCGGTGCGGCTCGGGCGCTCGGCGAGCCGATCGCCTGAGCCGCGGGCCGGCGTGACACCGCCGATCCGGTCACGGTGGCAGGAGTGTCTGTCCCACCGGTATTTCTTGGAGACCGGGCCGACG encodes:
- a CDS encoding lysine-2,3-aminomutase-like protein, with translation MNRTLRSAADLAEAGLLSGPEAEALHDVLARYAVSVTPDMAELIDRDDPADPIARQFVPRAEEAVAAPEERADPIGDEAHAPVVGIVHRYPDRVLLKPLHICPVYCRFCFRREMVGPDGLGSLTDAELDGALAYIAQDPRIWEVVVTGGDPFALSPRRLGAIADRLSVIAHVRVMRIHTRVPVVKPDLVGDDLVRSLKRFGRAVFVALHANHPREFTPAAQEACARLVDAGIPMVSQSVLLRGVNDDPATLEALMRTFVENRIKPYYLHHGDLAPGTGHLRTSLDAGQALMRALRGRLSGLAQPTYVLDIPGGHGKVPVGPGYLREAGDGTRVTDPNGCEHAYPPKV
- a CDS encoding glutathione S-transferase family protein, with protein sequence MRKLWGRLTSVNVQKVVWGLDEAGLAYERIDAGGAHGIVADRAYRGKNPNGLVPTLEEDGFVLWESNAILRYVASTAPTLALPADPRTRAHVDQWLDWQATTFTPAMRDAFWQLYRSQNPDRTVVAASMTRTEALAAMLDAHLTDRDYMVGDGFGIADIALGCAAHRWLNLPAERIERPALRRWYERLAGRPGAARALGEPIA